One part of the Planifilum fimeticola genome encodes these proteins:
- the epsC gene encoding serine O-acetyltransferase EpsC, translating to MSFRRIREKWEGIRETLRSDIQAVFDRDPAARGVLEVVLTYSGLHAIWMHRIAHWMYKKKWFLLARMLSQFNRFLTGIEIHPGAKIGKGLFIDHGMGVVIGETCEIGDNVTIYQGVTLGGTGKEKGKRHPTIEDNVLIASGAKVLGSMRIGRNSKIGAGSVVLREVPPNSTVVGVPGRVVVQNGVRVPNDLDHCNLPDPVHEMFCKMQEEIDRLRKEVDSLKKQMETDREEQEDVYSTVQHSD from the coding sequence ATGTCCTTTAGGCGGATCAGGGAAAAGTGGGAAGGGATTCGTGAAACCCTTCGTTCCGATATACAGGCGGTGTTCGACCGGGATCCGGCGGCCCGCGGCGTTCTAGAGGTGGTGCTGACCTATTCCGGGCTGCACGCCATATGGATGCACCGCATCGCTCACTGGATGTATAAGAAAAAGTGGTTTCTCCTCGCCCGCATGCTTTCCCAGTTCAACCGGTTTCTCACCGGGATCGAGATCCACCCGGGGGCCAAAATCGGGAAGGGGTTGTTCATCGATCACGGGATGGGCGTGGTGATCGGTGAAACCTGCGAGATCGGGGACAACGTGACGATCTATCAGGGTGTCACCTTGGGGGGGACCGGCAAGGAAAAAGGGAAGCGGCACCCGACCATTGAGGACAATGTGTTGATCGCCTCGGGCGCCAAGGTGCTGGGTTCGATGCGGATCGGTCGCAATTCCAAGATCGGTGCCGGTTCCGTGGTCCTGCGGGAAGTGCCTCCCAATTCGACGGTGGTGGGCGTTCCCGGGCGCGTGGTGGTGCAGAACGGGGTGCGGGTTCCCAACGATCTGGATCACTGCAACCTTCCGGATCCCGTCCACGAAATGTTCTGCAAGATGCAGGAGGAGATCGACCGCCTGCGTAAGGAAGTGGATTCGCTGAAGAAGCAGATGGAAACTGATCGGGAGGAACAAGAGGATGTCTATTCAACTGTACAACACTCTGACTAG
- the cysS gene encoding cysteine--tRNA ligase — MSIQLYNTLTRKKEPLRTVETGRVKIYVCGPTVYNYIHIGNARVFVFFDVVRRYLKYRGYEVTYVQNLTDVDDKLIKASQETGRPVPEIAETYIGAFFEDMDSLGVERADVHPRATEHIPEMIEAIRTLIDKGYAYERDGDVYFRALSKEGYGKLSHQSLEELKAGARVEVNERKENPLDFALWKRAKPGEISWESPWGRGRPGWHIECSVMSRKYLGDTFDIHAGGTDLTFPHHENEIAQSEALTGKPFALQWMHNGYINMGSEKMSKSLGNIVRVKDLREEFSPRAIRHFLLSAHYRNPIQFTRETMEQMERGIERIDTAWTNLRHRMKASMEGPVLPETAKALDELTREFEGAMDDDFNTASAIGVLFEGVRMANELIGRDVVPRGTLQAVADWLNHYGGEILGLVATEAEEETDEQVEALIQKRQEARRRRDFAQADAIRDQLAAMGIIVEDTPQGVRWRRKS; from the coding sequence ATGTCTATTCAACTGTACAACACTCTGACTAGAAAAAAGGAACCCCTCAGGACGGTGGAGACCGGCAGGGTGAAGATCTACGTGTGCGGACCCACCGTGTACAACTACATTCACATCGGCAACGCCCGGGTGTTCGTCTTTTTTGACGTCGTCCGCCGTTATTTGAAATACCGGGGGTACGAAGTTACCTACGTGCAAAACCTGACCGACGTGGACGACAAGCTGATCAAAGCTTCTCAGGAGACGGGACGCCCGGTTCCGGAAATCGCAGAAACTTACATCGGAGCGTTCTTCGAGGATATGGACAGCCTGGGGGTGGAGCGGGCGGATGTCCATCCCCGGGCGACGGAGCACATCCCGGAGATGATCGAAGCGATCCGCACGCTGATCGACAAGGGATACGCCTATGAACGGGACGGGGATGTCTATTTTCGGGCCTTGTCCAAGGAGGGTTACGGAAAACTCTCCCATCAGTCCCTGGAAGAGCTGAAGGCCGGGGCCCGGGTGGAGGTCAACGAGCGGAAGGAGAACCCCCTGGACTTCGCCCTCTGGAAGCGGGCCAAACCCGGTGAGATCAGCTGGGAAAGCCCCTGGGGACGGGGCCGGCCCGGATGGCACATCGAGTGCTCCGTGATGTCGCGGAAGTATTTGGGGGACACTTTTGATATCCACGCGGGGGGAACCGACCTCACCTTTCCCCATCACGAAAACGAGATCGCCCAAAGCGAGGCGCTCACCGGAAAACCGTTCGCCCTCCAATGGATGCACAACGGCTACATCAACATGGGCAGCGAAAAGATGTCCAAATCCCTGGGCAACATCGTCCGGGTGAAGGATCTTCGCGAAGAGTTCTCCCCCCGGGCGATCCGTCACTTCCTCCTCTCCGCCCACTACCGCAACCCGATCCAGTTTACCCGGGAAACGATGGAGCAGATGGAGCGGGGAATTGAGCGGATCGACACGGCCTGGACCAACCTCCGGCATCGAATGAAGGCCTCCATGGAGGGGCCGGTTTTGCCGGAAACGGCGAAGGCCCTCGATGAGCTGACCCGGGAGTTTGAAGGGGCGATGGACGACGACTTCAACACCGCGAGCGCCATCGGCGTTCTCTTCGAGGGGGTCAGGATGGCCAATGAGCTGATCGGTCGGGACGTGGTCCCCCGCGGCACCCTTCAGGCGGTCGCCGATTGGCTGAATCACTACGGCGGAGAAATCCTCGGCCTCGTGGCAACGGAGGCGGAAGAGGAGACCGACGAACAGGTGGAGGCTTTGATCCAGAAGCGTCAGGAAGCCCGGAGGAGGCGGGATTTCGCGCAGGCCGACGCGATTCGCGACCAGCTTGCGGCGATGGGGATCATCGTGGAAGACACTCCGCAGGGGGTTCGTTGGCGGCGAAAGTCCTGA
- a CDS encoding Mini-ribonuclease 3 produces the protein MIGMTDEKLPKRPREMNPLLLAYIGDAVYELYVRYHLLARGIVRPDELQRSATAYVSAAAQAEAVRRTEEMLTEEERDILRRGRNTKPGSVPRRATPADYRTSTGLEALVGYWYLTGQTERLHQMMHAILHRMEEGESG, from the coding sequence ATGATCGGAATGACCGATGAAAAGCTTCCCAAGAGGCCGCGGGAGATGAATCCCCTTCTGTTGGCCTACATCGGGGATGCGGTGTATGAATTGTACGTGCGATACCATCTGCTCGCCCGGGGCATCGTTCGGCCGGACGAACTGCAGCGGAGCGCGACGGCCTACGTTTCGGCGGCGGCCCAGGCCGAGGCGGTACGGCGGACGGAGGAGATGCTGACCGAAGAGGAGCGGGACATCCTCCGGCGGGGAAGAAACACGAAGCCGGGGAGCGTGCCCCGGCGGGCGACGCCTGCCGACTACCGCACCAGCACGGGGCTGGAGGCTCTGGTCGGATATTGGTATCTGACGGGACAGACCGAGCGGCTGCATCAGATGATGCATGCGATTTTGCACCGAATGGAAGAGGGCGAAAGCGGATGA
- the rlmB gene encoding 23S rRNA (guanosine(2251)-2'-O)-methyltransferase RlmB produces the protein MNTEWIVGRRSVQEALKAGRELEKLLVAEGSAKGGLAALLKMARERGIPVQQVPRSRLDRLAAGANHQGVAAEAAAYKYARLEDLFRRAEERGEAPFFILLDGIEDPHNLGSILRTADAAGAHGVIIPKRRAAGLTPAVGKTSAGAVEHVPVVRVTNLPRTAEELKEAGVWIIGSAPEAASDFTEADYTMPLALVVGSEGRGMSRLMKETCDLLVRLPMAGRVASLNASVAAALLMYEVLRSRRSQGDR, from the coding sequence ATGAACACGGAATGGATTGTGGGACGGCGCTCCGTCCAGGAGGCGCTGAAGGCGGGGCGTGAACTGGAGAAGTTGCTGGTGGCCGAAGGGTCCGCCAAAGGGGGATTGGCCGCCCTGCTCAAGATGGCGCGGGAAAGGGGAATTCCCGTCCAGCAGGTGCCCCGCAGCCGGTTGGACCGATTGGCGGCGGGCGCCAACCACCAGGGGGTCGCGGCGGAAGCGGCCGCGTACAAATACGCCCGGTTGGAGGATCTTTTCCGCCGGGCCGAGGAGCGGGGGGAGGCTCCCTTTTTCATCCTTCTGGACGGAATCGAGGACCCTCACAACCTGGGCTCGATTTTGCGGACGGCGGACGCAGCCGGAGCCCACGGGGTGATCATTCCGAAGCGCCGGGCCGCGGGCCTCACCCCCGCCGTCGGCAAAACATCGGCCGGCGCCGTGGAACACGTTCCGGTGGTTCGCGTGACCAACCTGCCCCGGACGGCGGAGGAGCTGAAGGAGGCGGGGGTGTGGATCATCGGCAGCGCTCCGGAGGCGGCATCGGATTTCACCGAGGCGGACTACACCATGCCGCTGGCGCTGGTCGTCGGCAGCGAAGGCCGGGGGATGAGCCGCCTGATGAAGGAGACCTGCGATCTGCTGGTCCGCTTGCCCATGGCCGGACGCGTCGCCTCCCTCAACGCCTCCGTGGCCGCCGCGCTCCTGATGTACGAGGTGCTTCGCAGCCGGAGGAGCCAGGGGGATCGCTGA
- a CDS encoding NYN domain-containing protein yields MEEWLIVDGYNVLGASSEAAQSGSLEEARDRLIRRLSEYQAISGRKVILVFDAHRMPGAGTKQELERIEVHYTRHRETADERIEKLVRQLRQPGRQIFVATSDYLEQRMVFGQGAYRISSRELLREMEAAREGAKRENLIRQMPRKSGMDGLSDEARQRLERWRRKK; encoded by the coding sequence ATGGAGGAATGGCTGATCGTTGACGGCTACAATGTCCTGGGGGCTTCCTCCGAAGCGGCCCAGTCCGGCTCCCTGGAGGAGGCCAGGGACCGGTTGATCCGCCGGCTGTCGGAGTATCAGGCGATATCGGGGCGAAAGGTGATCCTCGTCTTTGACGCCCACCGCATGCCGGGCGCGGGAACGAAACAGGAGCTGGAGCGGATCGAAGTCCACTACACCCGCCACCGGGAAACGGCCGACGAACGGATCGAAAAGCTGGTGCGACAACTCCGGCAGCCCGGTCGGCAAATTTTTGTCGCCACGTCGGATTATCTGGAACAGCGGATGGTGTTCGGTCAGGGGGCATACCGGATCTCTTCCCGGGAGCTTTTGAGGGAAATGGAAGCGGCCCGGGAGGGGGCGAAAAGGGAGAACCTGATCCGCCAAATGCCGCGAAAATCGGGAATGGACGGGCTGTCCGACGAGGCGAGACAACGGTTGGAACGTTGGAGAAGGAAAAAATAG
- the sigH gene encoding RNA polymerase sporulation sigma factor SigH, with protein MSVDLQSSKMIPHNNYRTMTDEELVDGVRLGDTGALEYLINKYKNFVRAKARSYFLIGADHEDIFQEGMIGLYKAIRDFRGDKLASFKAFAELCVTRQIITAIKTATRQKHIPLNSYVSLDKPIYDEDSERTLQDVLTGGCATDPEELYINREEHEDIEDKMAQILSELERKVLMLYLDGRSYQEIAVDLNRHVKSIDNALQRVKRKLERYLEIREVTS; from the coding sequence GTGAGCGTTGACCTTCAATCCAGCAAAATGATCCCGCACAACAACTACCGGACGATGACTGACGAAGAATTGGTGGACGGTGTACGGTTGGGGGATACCGGAGCGTTGGAGTATTTGATCAATAAGTACAAAAATTTTGTCAGGGCGAAGGCGCGTTCCTACTTCCTCATCGGTGCCGATCATGAGGACATTTTCCAGGAGGGCATGATCGGCCTGTACAAGGCGATCCGCGACTTTCGAGGGGACAAGCTGGCTTCCTTCAAAGCCTTCGCCGAATTGTGCGTCACGCGGCAGATCATCACCGCGATCAAGACGGCGACGCGCCAGAAGCACATTCCGCTCAATTCCTACGTTTCGCTGGACAAGCCCATTTACGATGAGGATTCGGAACGCACCCTGCAAGACGTCCTGACGGGTGGCTGCGCGACGGATCCTGAGGAATTGTACATCAACCGGGAAGAGCACGAAGACATCGAAGACAAGATGGCGCAAATCCTGAGCGAACTGGAACGGAAGGTGCTGATGCTCTACCTGGACGGCCGCTCTTACCAGGAAATCGCGGTCGACCTGAATCGACACGTCAAGTCGATCGATAACGCTCTGCAAAGGGTCAAGCGGAAGCTGGAGCGTTATCTGGAAATCCGCGAGGTCACCTCTTAA